Proteins encoded by one window of Chondromyces crocatus:
- a CDS encoding gamma-glutamylcyclotransferase: MSHEIWIFGYGSLVWRPAFPFQRQHPGYIVGWARRFWQGSTDHRGVPGAPGRVVTLVESPGHRCWGMAYEVAHHQLAEVLDILDFREQGGYVRHDLPLYLSGDEQRPRSATVYVAAADNPSYLGPASLPDIAHQIRASRGPSGPNIDYVLRLAEALSAMQAEDEHVHELAGLLREPILAETG; encoded by the coding sequence ATGTCCCACGAGATCTGGATCTTCGGCTACGGGTCGCTGGTATGGCGCCCCGCGTTCCCCTTCCAGCGTCAGCACCCCGGCTACATCGTCGGCTGGGCGCGCCGCTTCTGGCAGGGATCCACGGACCACCGCGGCGTCCCTGGCGCACCAGGTCGCGTCGTCACCCTCGTGGAGTCGCCTGGACATCGCTGCTGGGGCATGGCCTACGAGGTCGCCCACCACCAGCTCGCCGAGGTGCTCGACATCCTCGATTTCCGCGAGCAAGGCGGCTACGTCCGCCACGATCTCCCGCTCTACCTCTCCGGGGACGAACAGCGCCCGCGCAGCGCCACGGTCTACGTCGCCGCCGCGGACAATCCCTCGTACCTCGGCCCGGCGTCGCTCCCCGACATCGCCCACCAGATCCGCGCATCCCGCGGCCCGAGCGGACCCAACATCGATTACGTCCTCCGCCTCGCCGAGGCATTGAGCGCCATGCAGGCAGAAGACGAGCACGTCCATGAGCTGGCGGGCCTGCTCCGCGAGCCCATCCTGGCGGAGACCGGCTGA
- a CDS encoding GlxA family transcriptional regulator translates to MVKRATGATVGVLAYPGAQQAAVHGLVDLFETATRLGAEMSETKGGPGIVASVLRVDGRRKVAEPPEGPLDAILLPPSLGSDGAEIAKLTALASWLVERHEDGTTLCSVCAGAFLLGATGCLEGRRATTHWALGARLAECFPEVQVDTQEILIDDGDIVTAGGVMAWIDLGLHLVGRYLGPSTLLATARYWVVDPGGREQRFYDTFAPVMTHGDEAIVRVQHWLHARRAEKIDVAAMAQQAKLTERTFVRRFQRATGHAPGTYLQLLRVESARHLLERSPHSFDEIAWRLGYGDPGAFRRIFVNVMGLTPGEYRRRFGLGTFR, encoded by the coding sequence ATGGTCAAGAGAGCGACCGGCGCCACCGTGGGAGTCCTCGCCTATCCTGGCGCGCAGCAGGCGGCGGTCCACGGGCTCGTCGACCTGTTCGAGACCGCCACCCGGCTCGGCGCCGAGATGAGCGAAACGAAGGGGGGGCCGGGAATCGTGGCGTCCGTGCTCCGCGTCGACGGGCGGCGCAAGGTGGCCGAGCCACCCGAGGGGCCTCTCGATGCCATCCTCCTGCCGCCCAGCCTGGGGTCGGATGGCGCCGAGATCGCAAAGCTCACGGCGCTCGCGTCCTGGCTCGTCGAGCGCCACGAAGACGGGACGACGCTCTGCTCGGTCTGCGCTGGAGCCTTTCTCCTCGGCGCGACCGGATGCCTGGAGGGGCGCCGCGCGACGACGCACTGGGCGCTCGGCGCTCGCCTGGCCGAGTGCTTTCCCGAGGTCCAGGTCGACACCCAGGAGATCCTCATCGATGACGGCGACATCGTCACCGCCGGCGGCGTGATGGCGTGGATCGACCTCGGCCTCCACCTCGTCGGTCGGTATCTCGGCCCGAGCACGCTCCTCGCGACGGCGCGCTACTGGGTCGTCGACCCTGGAGGCCGCGAGCAACGTTTCTATGACACCTTCGCGCCGGTCATGACCCACGGCGACGAGGCCATCGTCCGGGTGCAGCACTGGCTGCACGCCAGGCGTGCCGAGAAGATCGACGTGGCGGCCATGGCGCAGCAAGCCAAGCTCACCGAGCGCACGTTCGTCCGTCGCTTCCAGCGCGCGACCGGGCACGCGCCGGGCACCTACCTCCAGCTGCTCCGGGTCGAGAGCGCGCGCCATCTCCTCGAACGATCGCCCCACAGCTTCGACGAGATCGCCTGGCGTCTCGGCTACGGCGATCCAGGCGCCTTCCGCCGCATCTTCGTCAACGTCATGGGCTTGACGCCCGGCGAGTACCGGCGCCGTTTCGGCCTCGGCACCTTCCGCTGA
- a CDS encoding cysteine hydrolase family protein, whose product MTKALLVIDVQNDYFSGGAFPLWNPEATLERVEHAIGQAKAKDIPVILIQHLAPRGAAPFFEEGSAGAEIHPRILSAAPGAPVVQKTYADSFVKTTLEETLEKLSVKELLVCGMMTHNCVTHTSISKSAEKYGVTVLADACTTVTELLHQLALHALSPRVRLAPTTEVL is encoded by the coding sequence ATGACGAAAGCACTCCTCGTGATCGACGTGCAGAACGACTACTTCTCCGGTGGCGCCTTCCCGCTCTGGAATCCCGAGGCGACGCTCGAGCGCGTCGAGCACGCCATCGGGCAAGCCAAGGCGAAGGACATCCCCGTCATCCTCATTCAGCACCTCGCGCCACGCGGCGCAGCGCCCTTCTTCGAGGAGGGATCCGCCGGCGCCGAGATCCACCCGCGCATCCTGAGCGCTGCCCCGGGTGCGCCCGTCGTTCAGAAGACCTATGCCGACAGCTTCGTGAAGACGACCCTGGAGGAGACGCTGGAGAAGCTCTCGGTGAAGGAGCTTCTCGTGTGCGGGATGATGACGCACAACTGCGTGACGCACACGTCCATCTCGAAGTCGGCCGAGAAGTACGGGGTGACCGTCCTCGCCGACGCCTGCACGACGGTGACCGAGCTGCTCCACCAGCTCGCGCTGCACGCGCTCTCGCCTCGGGTTCGCCTCGCGCCGACGACCGAGGTGCTCTGA
- a CDS encoding SDR family oxidoreductase gives MVQQAQGTLAGRVAVITGASSGIGEATAKVLAARGARVALLARRKDKLDALRDAIQEAGGQAAAWHVDVTDRAAVERVAAEVFERFGRVDILVNNAGIMLPNPIEAKRVEQWEQQIDLNIHGLMNVIGAFTASLVQAGAARGPADLVNISSIAARNIFPAFAVYSGTKAFVTHLSVHLRAELGSKGVRVTAIEPGIVGTELQSHVDFQGARDWLEGSKSQIEWLAPEDVAEAIAFTVALPKRVNLQQVTIMPTAQAS, from the coding sequence ATGGTTCAGCAAGCCCAGGGCACGCTCGCGGGACGGGTGGCGGTCATCACGGGAGCATCGAGCGGCATCGGCGAGGCGACCGCGAAGGTGCTCGCCGCGCGCGGGGCGCGTGTTGCATTGCTCGCTCGCCGGAAGGACAAGCTCGACGCGCTCCGTGACGCCATCCAGGAGGCTGGTGGCCAGGCCGCCGCGTGGCATGTCGACGTGACCGACCGAGCAGCCGTCGAGCGGGTCGCCGCCGAGGTCTTCGAGAGATTCGGGCGCGTGGACATTCTCGTCAACAATGCCGGCATCATGCTGCCGAACCCGATCGAAGCGAAGCGCGTCGAGCAATGGGAGCAGCAGATCGATCTCAACATCCATGGCCTGATGAACGTCATCGGCGCATTCACTGCCTCCCTCGTGCAGGCGGGCGCCGCGCGGGGACCGGCAGACCTCGTGAACATCTCGTCCATCGCCGCCAGGAACATCTTCCCGGCATTCGCCGTGTACAGCGGCACCAAGGCATTCGTGACCCATCTGTCGGTCCACCTCCGGGCAGAGCTGGGTTCCAAGGGGGTTCGCGTCACCGCCATCGAGCCGGGCATCGTGGGCACGGAGCTGCAGAGCCACGTCGACTTCCAGGGCGCGCGCGACTGGCTCGAAGGGTCGAAGTCGCAGATCGAGTGGCTCGCGCCCGAGGACGTGGCCGAGGCCATCGCGTTCACCGTGGCCCTGCCGAAGCGCGTCAACCTCCAGCAGGTCACGATCATGCCGACCGCTCAGGCCTCGTGA
- a CDS encoding AraC family transcriptional regulator, with protein sequence MSRAPRESNSLAAGIAMLARQEGCNSTLHPGVVVYHLTAAEPPTPLLYPSSLILVGSGEKQATLGDQLFDYNADHYLVVTPPLPMLCKTIASARRPVLTVQIELDLALLRELLLDVDLRPPPQPARAARSVFRAPLPRDLEDAGARLVACLAEERRTRALARQTIREMLFLVLEGPYGDSLRALAEGPVSQLSHVLRHMTTRFTERMMIGDLAQMAHMSVPTFHQHFKTMTGTSPLQYMKAVRLTRARQLLQAGGLVKTVAHDVGYESESQFSREYRRLFGAPPSASTQLTPREER encoded by the coding sequence ATGTCGAGAGCACCGCGGGAGAGCAACTCGCTGGCCGCCGGGATCGCCATGCTGGCGCGTCAGGAGGGCTGTAACAGCACGCTCCATCCCGGCGTCGTGGTCTACCACCTGACCGCCGCGGAGCCGCCGACGCCCCTCCTCTACCCCTCCAGCTTGATCCTCGTCGGCTCTGGAGAGAAGCAGGCGACGCTGGGCGATCAGCTCTTCGATTACAACGCCGACCATTACCTCGTGGTGACCCCGCCCCTGCCGATGCTCTGCAAGACCATTGCGTCGGCCCGGAGGCCGGTGCTCACGGTGCAGATCGAACTCGATCTCGCCCTCCTGCGCGAGCTGCTGCTCGACGTGGATCTCCGGCCCCCGCCCCAGCCAGCGCGCGCCGCTCGCAGCGTGTTCCGGGCGCCGCTGCCGCGCGATCTCGAGGACGCCGGCGCGCGCTTGGTGGCCTGCTTGGCAGAGGAGCGGCGCACGCGGGCGCTCGCGCGGCAGACCATTCGCGAGATGCTCTTCCTGGTGCTCGAGGGTCCTTATGGGGATTCGCTTCGGGCGCTCGCAGAGGGTCCGGTGAGTCAGCTCTCCCATGTGCTCCGCCACATGACGACGCGGTTCACGGAACGCATGATGATCGGAGACCTCGCGCAGATGGCGCACATGAGCGTTCCGACCTTCCATCAACACTTCAAGACGATGACCGGGACCTCGCCCTTGCAGTACATGAAGGCGGTCCGCTTGACCCGAGCGCGCCAGCTGCTCCAGGCGGGAGGCCTGGTGAAGACGGTCGCGCACGACGTGGGCTACGAGAGCGAGTCGCAGTTCAGCCGGGAGTACCGACGGCTGTTCGGGGCCCCTCCGTCAGCGTCCACGCAGCTGACGCCGCGCGAAGAGCGCTGA
- a CDS encoding alpha/beta hydrolase, producing the protein MADSSFHPELRASARWLPRGVVRSWSLWLMARLPTPAPRLPDGVTVEERPLGGTSASVRILRASGSSRRAPVVLWIHGGGYVVGRAKQDDLVCARMAQRLGAVVVSVDYRLASNHPFPAPLDDCVAAWDLLQREAASLGVDAKRAIIAGQSAGGGLAAGLVLRLADSGRPMPILQVLVYPMLDDRTVLRQVDERHHRVWDQNSNAIGWSKYLGRPPGGADVSEHAAAARRADLRGLPPAWIGVGTLDLFHDEDLDYARRLEAAGVPVEVELVPGAYHGFDAVLPRAPVSKAFVEARVRAMERAFHRSTP; encoded by the coding sequence ATGGCCGATAGCTCATTCCACCCTGAATTGCGCGCCTCTGCGCGGTGGCTCCCGCGCGGGGTCGTCCGAAGCTGGTCGCTGTGGCTGATGGCGCGGCTTCCGACGCCGGCGCCACGTCTGCCGGACGGCGTGACCGTGGAGGAACGGCCGCTCGGGGGTACCAGCGCGTCCGTGCGCATCCTGCGCGCATCAGGCAGCTCCCGGCGCGCGCCGGTCGTGCTGTGGATTCATGGTGGCGGCTATGTCGTCGGTCGCGCGAAGCAAGACGATCTCGTCTGCGCTCGCATGGCGCAGCGGCTGGGCGCCGTGGTGGTGTCGGTCGACTATCGGCTCGCTTCGAACCACCCGTTCCCCGCGCCGCTCGACGACTGCGTCGCTGCCTGGGACCTCCTCCAGCGCGAGGCGGCGTCGCTCGGCGTCGATGCGAAGCGCGCCATCATCGCGGGGCAGAGTGCGGGAGGAGGGCTGGCGGCGGGGCTCGTCCTCCGCCTCGCGGACAGCGGGCGTCCGATGCCGATCCTGCAGGTCCTCGTGTACCCGATGCTCGACGACCGCACGGTGCTGCGCCAGGTGGACGAGCGTCACCACCGCGTGTGGGACCAGAACAGCAACGCCATCGGCTGGTCGAAGTACCTCGGTCGCCCCCCGGGCGGCGCCGATGTCTCCGAGCACGCGGCCGCTGCGCGCAGAGCCGATCTCCGTGGGCTGCCGCCAGCCTGGATCGGCGTGGGCACGCTCGATCTCTTTCACGATGAAGATCTCGACTACGCGAGGCGCCTCGAGGCCGCGGGCGTCCCCGTGGAGGTCGAGCTCGTGCCCGGCGCGTACCACGGGTTCGACGCCGTCTTGCCTCGGGCACCCGTGAGCAAGGCGTTCGTCGAGGCCCGGGTGCGGGCGATGGAGCGAGCGTTCCATCGCAGCACACCTTGA
- a CDS encoding YdeI/OmpD-associated family protein: MSQRNTRLPEPSRAQAPRERALVEAPGDTSAEGSRLSSETRSFETPLQLEAWLASHHATKQELWVRMFKKESGMPTVTWSDCVVAAIAWGWIDGQRKSLDDVSFLQRLTPRRAKSNWSKKNCEHAERLIAEGRMQPSGLAHVEAARQDGRWERAYAGSSEMVIPDDFLEALQKDPAASAFFATLDRRNLFAIYLRLQTAKRPETRQKRITTLIAELAGGKAIH; encoded by the coding sequence GCAAGCGCCGCGGGAGCGCGCGCTCGTCGAGGCTCCGGGGGACACGTCTGCCGAGGGGAGCCGACTCTCATCCGAGACGCGCTCCTTCGAGACGCCGCTCCAGCTCGAGGCGTGGCTGGCGTCGCATCATGCGACCAAGCAAGAACTCTGGGTGCGCATGTTCAAGAAGGAGTCGGGCATGCCGACGGTCACGTGGAGCGACTGCGTCGTCGCTGCCATTGCCTGGGGCTGGATCGACGGGCAGCGAAAGTCCCTCGACGACGTCTCGTTCCTGCAGCGCCTCACGCCTCGCCGCGCGAAATCGAACTGGTCGAAGAAGAACTGCGAGCACGCCGAGCGGCTGATCGCCGAAGGGCGCATGCAGCCCTCTGGCCTGGCGCATGTCGAAGCAGCCCGCCAGGATGGGCGCTGGGAGCGAGCCTATGCAGGGTCGTCCGAGATGGTCATCCCGGACGACTTCCTCGAAGCGCTGCAGAAGGACCCTGCTGCCAGCGCCTTTTTTGCGACGCTCGATCGCAGAAATCTCTTCGCGATCTATCTCCGACTCCAGACTGCCAAGCGTCCAGAGACCCGGCAAAAGCGAATCACGACCCTGATTGCCGAACTGGCGGGCGGAAAAGCGATTCACTGA